TTTTGCCAATCCGAACCACCGCCCTCCGACATCTGAAGGAACACCTACCTCTGCTGTCTTTCCCAGTCCCGTATTCGATACTCCCAAGCCCGGGCAAGGTGCATTTGCCGAGGCCGGGGGTTGGACGCCGCATTACGCTGAAGACTACTCCGTATTCAACTCGACCCCTGGAAATCTCCGTGGACCTCAACAATACCCTTTCGTCGATTACACCACCGCCACTATTGCCAGTGGTCACAAAAGACTGCTGTCTGCTGAGAGCTTTGCCACTGGAATTGCGACTCATGTAAATCACTTCTCTACAAACAACCGCCTACCACTGCCGCCGGTCGAGCCCTCACGCCGCTTGGCCTCATCCCCGAACTCAGTAAACGTACCTCAAGAATACATAACCGATCCGACACAGCTGCCCAGTCCTGATCCGTCTGTTCAGTTCCAATTCTCCAAGAAGGTTAGGAAAGTCGGAGTCAAGGGTGCAGAGCCTGCGCAAACGGCGACGCCCCCACCCACTGGACGAAGGGAAGAGCACAAGCTCGCTGACAAGCTCACCATGCAAAATGACCAGGTTTTCGGCCAGCCCGACTTTAATGGCACctcccaacaacagcaacatgaTCTTGCTGCCTTTATGGCTACTTCTGGTGACATGTTTGGATATCCCATGACAGCTCCCACTGCAACACCCACCACATTCTGGGATCCCTCGATGAGTATGGACTTTGACTTTAGTGCATCACCTTCCAATGCCTTCCAGACAACACCTGTTCAGCATGGAGGTGGTCATGGTCACCGCCATACAGGATCATTTGACTGGAATAGCGAAGTGCCTCTCTTCCAAGATCCTACCGCACCATTTGCTCCAACAGGTTCAGATCCTATGCAATCGATCCACCGTGACCGTGCCCTTGCCCCAAAGCCTATGGGCTCAGCGTCTGCTACAACGGCAGCAAGTGCTGCCATGTCTGCGGCTCTTTCTGCTCCTTTAGATAATTCTTTTGGATTTGGGCAACCCATGCAAGGAGTAAATCCTGGGCTGCTCTTTGAACCCCCTCCCACCTCTGTTATGGATAACCCTGCTATCATCCCAGTGACACAAGCCGGCTCGGCTGAAGGCGCAATCTTCCAAACGAGATCTAGAACCCCTCTTGGAGATAACATCCGACAATCATCCAGCATGAAGGACCTGAGGGTCACCAAGGTACCAGATCGTGCTCTTGCACCATCACCTGTCAAGTCAAACCCTCGACCTGGAATGGGCCGAAGTTTCAGCGAGAACCGTGGCAAGAGAGCGCAGACGCAGAACCGACAAGTGCTCCCCAAGCTTGCCCCAGCTCGACCTGCCTCCCAAGCTAGCAATGGTCCCACTAACGACAGTGCGCCTGTCGGACGACCAATTGCCAAGCCAACCGGAAGGCTGTCTCCTATGAAGAATCAGAATCGTCAGTCGGGTTTGGCTTCCATACCCGAGGGGCCATCGCTGCAACACCCGCCGACTCGGACGTCTGTAAAGTTCACCATCGACTCAAGGGGAAGAGCCCGTGCTGAGACAACTATCGTACCGAATGAGTGGGACTGGGAACCAAGTATGGGTCAGAGAAAGGTGTCTCGGGATAGGAGCCGGACACGCGAGCTGGGACCTTCagacgatgacgagtctTCCTCTGACGATGAGCCCATCATCATTCCTAGCCGGACCAATTCGTTCAATAcatcctttgccttgccgGATCCTGTGAGACCAGTGGGGTCCATCTTCCACTCTTCGAGGCGTAGCTTCAGCGATAGAAGCACCAGTAGTATCCacgacatgatggctggATCGCCACATGACGgagagagcgagagcgagacTGTTATGTATGAGCGTAAGGACAAAATTGGAGACGCTACAAGCGAGCTCCGCAAGGTGATGGAGGACCGTAAGAAACGGTCTAATCCAATGGGACAAGGTGGGCAACATCGCCCTTTCCAAGGTAGTAGCCTTGGCCCTTTCCGAGGTGATAGCAACTCGCCGTCATCCCTCACTGAGTCAAGCCTTATTACAGACAGACAAGTCAAGTGTGTCTGTGGCCGAAAGGGGGCTGACGGGGGAGACGGCTTCATGATCCAGTGGTAAGTCGATTACAATATGTCGCAGGCCGACATGTAACGAATGACCTCAAACTGACATTTGACATAGCGAGTCCTGTGAAATGTGGCTCCATGGAAAGTGTGTTAATGTCAACCTCAGAACTCAGCCAAGGGTATATATCTGCGCATTCTGTGCCAACACGCCAAACATGCGAGGAGGCCGACTGCGAGACACTGGGCGAGGAAACCTGGCTGGGGGCGGCGTGCCAGTGGCATCTCCGTTGAAGAGCAAATCATTTAGGGCGTTTCGATAGGAACAGGTTGAACAAGCATTTCTGAGGGAGTAGACGGGAAGGACGGAGTTCTGGATGACAACATTGCTTTTGATAAGGTACATATACAAACATTGTCGCTCCAGACAAATACCATACATGCATTATGCCGAATGATCCGCTGCAGTGCTGAGGTGAGTGACAGCTCGTCAGTGACAAGCAATGGACATGCCGTGTGCAACACTTTGTACTTTAATTCTCATATCAAATAGTGGGAAGCTTCGGTACCTGGAGATTGAATGGGGAAACTTAAAGAGATACTACCCAAAatgatcttggtctcgccTCTCGTTGGCCAATGTCGTAGTTGCCCACTCCTAGCTCTGCCGTAGGGCCCGAGCGGGCCAGTGAATGAAGAGCCGGCTTGCGGAGCTCCAAGTCCTCCGATCTCGGAATGGCGGAGAAAGAATGGTGATAATGCGGGGCAGCAACGGAGAGTTAAGAAAACAAGTTCCGGCCATcgactctcttctctcctctctgttttctttcttactATACCGATTCAttcaatcaatcaatatATAATCAAAATGGCTGAGCACAACATTGTCGTCCTGGGTGGTGACCACTGCGGTCCCGAGGTATGTAGCTCTGGAGGAATTGTTTGCCTGAGCATGAGCTAACTTGAGGACAGGTTGTGGCCGAGGGTATCCGAGTAAGAGACATTGCGCAGCGAAGAATGAAGAATTGAAAACTGACTGTTTTACTAGGTCCTCAAGGCTCTCGAGGAGAACAAGCCCAGTGTCGGCaagttcaacttcaaggaCCATCTCATGGGTGGTGTAAGTCTCGAGCACCCGTTTCCTTCACCCTAGCTgacatcttcttccagtgcTCAATCGACGCCAACGGCTCCCCTCTGACCGACGAGACCCTCGCTGCCGCCAAGGGAGCCGACGCTGTCCTCCTCGGTGCCATTGGAGGCCCCAAATGGGGCACCGGTGCTGTCCGTCCCGAGCAGGGTCTTCTGAAGCTCCGCAAGGAGATGGGCACATACGGCAACCTGCGACCTTGCTTCTTCGCCTCTGACTCCCTCGTCGACGCCTCTCCCCTCAAGGCCGAGGTCTGCCGCGGTACCGATATCGTCATTGTGCGAGAACTCACTGGCGGAATCTACTTTGGCGAGCGCAAGGAGGATGACGGCTCCGGCTCGGCCTGGGACACTGAGCCTTACTCCCGAGAGGAGATTGAGCGTATCGCTCGTCTGGCTGGTTTCCTCGCACGAGGCCGTGGTGACAAGAAAGTGTGGTCgctcgacaaggccaacgtGCTGGCCACCAGCCGTCTGTGGCGAAAGGTCATGAACGAGACTTTTGAGAAGGAGTTCCCTGACCTCAAGGTCGAGCACCAGCTTATTGACAGCGCTGCTATGATTCTGATCAAGAACCCCACCGGTCTTAACGGTGTTGTCGTGACGAGCAACCTCTTTGGAGATATCATCAGTGACGAAGCCAGTGTCATCCCTGGAAGCATTGGTCTCCTGCCCAGTGCCAGTCTGAGCGGTATTCCTGATGGTCAGGGCAAGTGCAACGGTATCTACGAGCCCATCCACGGTAAGCTATATATGACCCCTTTTGTTTCTAACAGAAAGCTAATTCATCTCACAGGTTCCGCCCCTGATATCTCGGGCAAGGGCATCGTTAACCCCGTCGGTACCATCCTGTCtgtggccatgatgctcCGATACTCTCTCAACCTCCccgaggaggccaagattgTCGAGGCTGCTGTCAGAAATGCCCTGGACGGCGGTCTGCGCACCAAGGACATGGGCGGAAACGCTGGCACAAAGGAGGTCGGAGAtaaggttgttgaggagctcaagaagctcctcaaggcTTAGATGGATTGGATATGAATTGTTGATCTACGGTTGGGCGGTTATGATTCAAAAAGCGATCTGTTTtgtggttgaagatgcttAAAAGTGCGTCTATCGTTATATGGCTATAAGAAATAGCAAAATGACAAATTTTATGATGAACACTTGAGTAAGGTTTACGATCACGATGGCTTTCATGTTTTGGGGTGACGGCAGCTATATGAAGCTGCACGAAACACAGGCCAGGACTGAGAATTACAACTGTAACGTTGAAAACCCAGACTTGTGACTGGCGATACGCTGTCAATGTTGGCAAACCAATAGGCAGTGACTTTGGCAATATTTCCCTACAAGTGCAACCGTAGAACATACACTTATCATGTTCATACTGCTAAAATTCTAGGGTGTTACTAGTAGTCTTATATCTCTTTTCATACTGACTGTGAGACGCCTCAGATACATTCATGATGGGTTCTTCcgagaaaaaaagagcaCAAGTTGTACAGAAGATCATACGGGGTAACCCTCCAGCGATGGAACCAAAGTCCTACTCTTCAACCGGGCGACTTTGTACGTGACAGCACCCTGGTAGTGTAAGCATATGTACAGAAACTATAGAGTGTGCTTCGGAACAATGCGATAATGGCGAGTTTTCTCACACCGCACAATGGGAGGCCTTGCAGATATGCATGTCTTGGGAAAAAGCAGGGCATTTGCAGCAAAGACGATCCATCGCCTTGACTCTCTCTCTACCCTAGAGGATCAACACTGACCAGCAATCACTTAGGTTGCTCGTAACCATGTGGTGGTAGCAGCAAGTTGTTTTCACGTGCGGTGACCTTCCATTATGCCTAAGTTGCCTAAAGGCTTACTGGGCTCTAAGCCATCACACCTAAATGCCAACAAGATATCTCGCGATGCTCTCTAAAAGCTTTGGGGTCCAAGCACTCTTGCTTGAGTAGAAATGCACCTACTTCTTGGAACGGTAACAGCCGAGTCAGgcagaaacaagagaaacaagcaaacaaGAGTCTTGGTCTTACGAGAGACAATGCATGGCGGTAAGAGAAGGGGGCTGCAGGTCAAAGGGTCTGTTTCTCTCCGACACCAGACGGCAAAGGGCGAAGGCGAGGCGAGGGAAAAGTCATGACGTTGTGATTTGCGGAATAAGCTTGACCAGAAGCCTCATAATGATACTACAACTCTAATAAGAGCCAATATCAAAtcgttttgtttcgtttcattTCAATATTGAATGGGGTCAATAACAGAAATTGAGGAGGTTGAACAagggttgaagatggagactgGGGATTGGTGGAGCTTATTACAGGCTTGcatgaggagaagaggagtCATGATATGGCTGGGGTCTTTTTGTCTTGGGGCGGTAACTCTATTGTTCGAGTGTCTTTCCCTATACTGGCATTGCCCTAGGCAGTCTAGAGCTTCAAATTGTCTCTGATCCTTTCCCTAGCGATCGGCATCGAACATCACAGCACAACACggcacaacaacaactcaatGCTGAGCTGTCCATCCCTTCGTCTGTGCTCTCCCTCTGCTGTAAGGTACACACAATACAGCTTGTGCCTGATTTGCTACGTTAGTCTGCAGCGAGGGAGGGGGAAAAAGGAGCATGGCACAAGACACGAGCCAATAATTGCTGTCAAGAGCGCAGCAACACTGCCTTAGCTCTATCTACTACTGTACGGTACAGCACACCCACTTTCTCTAGCAGCCAAGTTATGTCATGTcacaaaggtcaagaagagagttgCAAAGAGCCAAACTTGATAATGCTattcttggccatgtttAGTTATGCTTGGCTTGAGTGATTTAATGTGGCTCGGATGCAACGGAATCAcaattctttttcttcttttttctttcccgTCTTTGATCTGTTTGGGAATTGATAGACTAGGCCATCTAGCTAAGCTCCATGTGAGAGTACAATACAAGATGTGGCTGAAATGGCAGAATGGCACTACAGAAAGTGACCACACCACTTTAACAGGATACGAACAACGCCAATCTAAATACCATTCAGGATAGCTCGCACTTTGAATTGGATAGTTTCTGCATGTTCAACCTGTCATGTTTGCTGTCTCTTTCGTATTCTGAATCAATTTTCGTTGATATACCTTGGTATTCAAACTTAAACGAATCGTAGCATGGGTTGTGTTAGTAGCTAAAGCTCTGACATCTCTTGTCTGATGTCATGGCGTATTCATATCTCGTGGCAACCATTCCTGTATAGGACATTTTTACTTTTACCTAGCCTTTCTTTGTATGTATTTTTTTGACAAACACTCCTCTACTGTCGACGTCGTATGACTCTAGTCAGCATCagagcaaaagagacaaagaaaacatgcAGCTGCAGATAAAATCACATAACAGAGGATAGGCAATTCGGTTTCATGCATCGAGTGCTGGTGGCTGGTTCGTCAGTGTTGGATCATGGCTGAATTGGCGTTATGCAGCTACGGGTTGAGGAACTGCAAAATGGATTGTGGCTGATATGGCATTGGCACTGCATCTACTATGGGTTTGCAGTGCATGTTGAGTCACATACAATTAATTGGATTGAAAGAAGAACGATTGACTGATTATTGCTGATTTATTATCACTTACATCGAGTTCAGTTAATTGCAAAATGGAAGGTACTATGGACTAACTAACGGGTCGCTATTGCCAAATCAAGCCGTGTCGTGTGATGGTGCTTCCTTCCTTCTAAGCTCCC
This is a stretch of genomic DNA from Fusarium graminearum PH-1 chromosome 4, whole genome shotgun sequence. It encodes these proteins:
- a CDS encoding 3-isopropylmalate dehydrogenase, which translates into the protein MAEHNIVVLGGDHCGPEVVAEGIRVLKALEENKPSVGKFNFKDHLMGGCSIDANGSPLTDETLAAAKGADAVLLGAIGGPKWGTGAVRPEQGLLKLRKEMGTYGNLRPCFFASDSLVDASPLKAEVCRGTDIVIVRELTGGIYFGERKEDDGSGSAWDTEPYSREEIERIARLAGFLARGRGDKKVWSLDKANVLATSRLWRKVMNETFEKEFPDLKVEHQLIDSAAMILIKNPTGLNGVVVTSNLFGDIISDEASVIPGSIGLLPSASLSGIPDGQGKCNGIYEPIHGSAPDISGKGIVNPVGTILSVAMMLRYSLNLPEEAKIVEAAVRNALDGGLRTKDMGGNAGTKEVGDKVVEELKKLLKA